A genomic window from Motacilla alba alba isolate MOTALB_02 chromosome 2, Motacilla_alba_V1.0_pri, whole genome shotgun sequence includes:
- the EGFR gene encoding epidermal growth factor receptor isoform X3 — translation MYNNCEVVLSNLEITYVEHNRDLSFLKTIQEVAGYVLIALNMVDVIPLENLQIIRGNVLYDNSYALAVLSNYHMNKTQGLRQLPMKRLSEILNGGVKISNNPKLCNMDTVLWNDIIDTSKKPPTVLEFASNLSSCPKCHQNCTEDHCWGPGEQNCQTLTKVICAQQCSGRCRGKVPSDCCHNQCAAGCTGPRESDCLACRKFRDDATCKDTCPPLVLYNPTTYQMDVNPEGKYSFGATCVKECPHNYVVTDHGSCVRSCNADTYEVEENGVRKCKKCDGLCSKVCNGIGIGELKGILSINATNIDSFKNCTKINGDVSILPVAFLGDAFTKTLPLDPKKLDVFKTVKEISGFLLIQAWPENATDLYAFENLEIIRGRTKQHGQYSLAVVNLKIQSLGLRSLKEISDGDVAIMRNKNLCYADTMDWHSLFATESQKTKILQNRDKNECAAAKHVCDPLCSDVGCWGPGPFHCFSCRFFDRQKECVKQCNILQGEPREFEKDSKCLPCHPECLVQNSTMYNATCTGPGPDNCMKCAHFIDGPHCVKSCPAGVLGENDTLVWKYADGNNVCQLCHPNCTRGCKGPGLEGCPNGSKIPSIAAGVVGGLLCLVVVGLGIGLYLRRRHIVRKRTLRRLLQERELVEPLTPSGEAPNQAHLRILKETEFKKVKVLGSGAFGTVYKGLWIPEGEKVKIPVAIKELREATSPKANKEILDEAYVMASVDNPHVCRLLGICLTSTVQLITQLMPYGCLLDYIREHKDNIGSQYLLNWCVQIAKGMNYLEERRLVHRDLAARNVLVKTPQHVKITDFGLAKLLGADEKEYHAEGGKVPIKWMALESILHRIYTHQSDVWSYGVTVWELMTFGSKPYEGIPASEISSVLEKGERLPQPPICTIDVYMIMVKCWMIDADSRPKFRELIAEFSKMARDPPRYLVIQGDDRMHLPSPTDSKFYRTLMEEEDMEDIVDADEYLVPHQGFFNSPSTSRTPLLSSLSATSNNSATTCIDRNGQGHPVREDSFVQRYSSDPTGAFLEDSIDDSFLPAPEYVNQLVPKKASASAVQNPIYNNFSLTANSKVPTDSSYQNSHSTAVDNPEYLNTNQSPLTKTVFESSPYWIQAGNHQINLDNPDYQQDFLPKETKSNGLLKVPAAENPEYLRVAAPKSEYIEASA, via the exons AAATTCTCAATGGAGGTGTTAAAATCAGCAACAACCCCAAACTGTGCAACATGGATACTGTTCTTTGGAATGACATCATTGACACAAGCAAGAAACCTCCCACAGTGCTTGAATTTGCAAGCAACCTGTCTTCTT GTCCCAAATGCCATCAGAACTGCACAGAAGACCATTGCTGGGGCCCTGGTGAACAAAACTGCCAGACAT TAACAAAAGTCAtctgtgctcagcagtgctctggTCGGTGCAGGGGAAAGGTGCCCAGCGACTGCTGCCACAACCAGTGTGCCGCGGGGTGCACCGGGCCTCGGGAGAGTGACTGCCTG GCATGCCGCAAGTTTCGGGATGATGCTACGTGCAAGGATACGTGTCCCCCATTGGTCCTGTATAACCCCACCACTTACCAGATGGATGTGAACCCTGAAGGAAAATACAGCTTCGGAGCCACTTGTGTGAAGGAATGTCCAC acaacTACGTGGTGACAGACCACGGCTCCTGCGTTCGCTCGTGCAATGCTGATACTTatgaagtggaagaaaatggTGTTCGGAAGTGCAAAAAGTGTGATGGGCTATGCagcaaag TGTGCAATGGAATCGGAATAGGTGAACTTAAAGGGATCCTCTCCATAAATGCCACAAATATCGACTCCTTCAAAAACTGTACGAAGATCAATGGGGACGTCAGCATTCTCCCAGTTGCATTTCTAGG TGATGCCTTCACGAAGACCCTACCTTTGGATCCCAAGAAACTGGATGTCTTCAAAACAGTCAAAGAAATATCAG gATTTTTGTTAATTCAAGCCTGGCCTGAGAATGCTACTGATCTctatgcttttgaaaatctggAGATTATACGAGGCAGAACAAAGCAACA TGGCCAGTATTCCCTTGCTGTTGTTAACTTGAAAATACAGTCCCTAGGGCTGCGCTCCCTCAAGGAAATAAGTGATGGAGATGTTGCCATTATGAGGAACAAGAACCTCTGCTATGCTGACACCATGGACTGGCACAGCCTGTTTGCAACTGAGAGCCAGAAAACGAAGATTTTACAGAATAGGGATAAAAATGAGTGTG ctgctgccaagcaTGTTTGTGACCCCCTGTGCTCAGATGTAGGCTGCTGGGGCCCAGGGCCCTtccactgcttttcctgcaggttttTTGATCGTCAGAAGGAATGTGTGAAACAGTGCAACATCCTGCAAGG GGAGCCAAGAGAATTTGAAAAGGACTCCAAGTGCCTCCCCTGCCACCCTGAGTGCCTGGTGCAAAACTCCACCATGTACAATGCAACCTGCACTGGACCT ggccctgACAATTGCATGAAGTGTGCCCATTTTATAGATGGCCCCCACTGTGTGAAATCCTGCCCAGCAGGGGTTCTGGGTGAGAATGACACTCTCGTCTGGAAATATGCTGATGGGAATAATGTTTGCCAGCTTTGCCATCCAAACTGCACCCGGGG GTGCAAAGGGCCAGGTCTTGAAGGCTGTCCAAATGG ctccaagaTCCCCTCTATCGCAGCCGGCGTTGTCGGAGGGCTCCTGTGCCTGGTGGTGGTGGGCCTGGGCATCGGCCTGTACCTGCGGAGGCGCCACATCGTCAGGAAGCGCACCCTGCGCCgcctgctgcaggagagagag CTTGTTGAACCACTGACACCCAGTGGGGAGGCACCAAACCAGGCTCATCTGagaattttaaaggaaacagaatttaaaaaggtCAAAGTTTTAGGCTCTGGAGCCTTTGGCACTGTTTATAAG GGACTTTGGATCCCAGAAGGAGAAAAGGTTAAAATTCCTGTTGCTATTAAAGAGTTGAGAGAGGCTACATCACCAAAAGCCAACAAGGAAATACTTGAT GAAGCTTATGTGATGGCTAGTGTTGACAATCCTCATGTGTGTCGCTTGTTGGGAATCTGCCTCACTTCAACCGTTCAGCTCATCACACAGCTGATGCCTTacggctgcctcctggattaCATCCGAGAGCACAAGGACAACATCGGCTCTCAGTACCTCCTCAACTGGTGTGTGCAGATTGCAAAG GGAATGAACTATCTGGAGGAACGGCGCCTGGTGCACCGTGACCTTGCTGCCAGGAACGTCCTTGTTAAGACTCCTCAACATGTGAAAATCACGGACTTCGGGCTGGCAAAGCTGCTCGGAGCAGACGAGAAGGAATATCACGCGGAGGGAGGCAAG GTTCCTATTAAATGGATGGCATTGGAGTCAATTTTACACCGGATTTACACTCATCAGAGTGATGTCTGGAGTTATG GTGTGACAGTTTGGGAGCTGATGACATTTGGTTCCAAGCCATATGAAGGGATCCCTGCCAGTGAGATCTCCTCTGTCTTGGAGAAGGGCGAGCGTTTGCCACAGCCCCCCATCTGTACCATCGACGTGTACATGATCATGGTCAAAT gctgGATGATCGATGCAGACAGCCGTCCCAAGTTTCGTGAGCTGATAGCTGAATTCTCAAAAATGGCCCGTGACCCTCCACGCTATCTTGTTATACAG GGAGATGATAGGATGCACCTGCCCAGCCCTACGGACTCCAAGTTTTATCGCACCCTAATGGAGGAGGAGGACATGGAGGATATAGTGGATGCGGATGAGTACCTCGTGCCACACCAGGGCTTTTTCAACAGCCCTTCAACATCTCGCACACCTCTCTTGAGTTCTTTG AGTGCTACCAGCAACAACTCTGCTACAACCTGCATTGACAGGAACGGG CAGGGGCACCCTGTGCGGGAAGACAGCTTTGTCCAGAGGTATAGCTCGGACCCAACAGGCGCTTTCTTGGAGGACAGCATAGATGACAGCTTCCTACCAGCCCCAG agtATGTAAACCAATTGGTGCCCAAGAAAGCATCTGCCTCAGCAGTCCAGAATCCAATCTACAACAACTTCTCTCTCACAGCAAACTCAAAGGTCCCCACAGACTCCAGCTACCAGAattcacacagcacagctgtggaCAACCCTGAGTATCTCAACACCAACCAGTCTCCCCTGACCAAGACAGTCTTTGAGAGCTCTCCCTACTGGATCCAGGCGGGCAACCACCAAATAAACCTGGACAATCCTGACTACCAGCAGGACTTCTTACCAAAGGAAACCAAATCTAATGGTCTCTTGAAAGTTCCCGCAGCAGAAAACCCAGAGTACTTGAGGGTAGCGGCACCAAAAAGTGAATACATTGAAGCCTCAGCATGA